The following coding sequences are from one Veillonella rodentium window:
- the recJ gene encoding single-stranded-DNA-specific exonuclease RecJ, which produces MIRKKRWRLSSGDTEQENILIRELGVNPIVAKLMVNRHIDVNEGRRFLTGNLSDLLEPFTLKDMDIAVSLIQKTLESNKSIVIYGDYDVDGITATSLLYRFFQRLHANVSYYIPERQSEGYGLNLEALEHLVEQGTALVITVDCGISSYDIVEAVRDRLDIIITDHHTAPDRIPRAKAVINHKQKDCPYTDKNLSGVGVAFKLCQALWLTKYGEWYLDDLDIVALGTVADVVPLVGENRVIVKAGLEKMNEHPNLGIHKLIDVSGLHEKNITSGHIGFTLAPRLNAAGRVTHATRAVELLVTDDSDVAEAIAEELNETNRERQELERNIYEQARIDVLNQGHEADYVTVVAGKEWHPGVIGIVASRLVEEFYKPTLVISIHDGVGKGSCRSIDGFNIYDALKSCEDILIQFGGHAAAAGFSIDANRIDELRSRLTEYCKRTIDDEEYVPVVFIDAELPVDDIDVDIIDSISALEPYGMANSTPVFAVMEAVVQDIMLMGQLKTHCKVILETSRGTLDAIAWNRPELFKLIFVGTKVKVAFSLQKNEWQGTVSPQLMIQDIEPITEEPISLTAEGLRQIYVIVKHSMRGNSQSVYHVEQAILRRKPTEQNNRSALASLDVFKELGIVKEYTSDDGQLMLRWNTVEGKLDLVTSVTFLTYSR; this is translated from the coding sequence ATGATTAGAAAGAAGCGTTGGAGACTCTCGTCGGGGGATACAGAACAAGAGAATATCTTAATCCGTGAACTTGGTGTAAATCCTATCGTCGCAAAGTTAATGGTGAATCGTCACATCGATGTCAATGAAGGACGCCGTTTTTTAACGGGTAATTTATCCGATTTGCTTGAGCCGTTTACATTGAAGGATATGGATATCGCCGTTTCGTTGATTCAGAAGACGCTAGAGAGCAATAAGTCCATCGTGATTTATGGTGATTACGATGTGGACGGTATTACAGCGACATCTTTGTTATATCGTTTTTTTCAGCGTTTACATGCCAATGTGAGTTATTATATACCGGAGCGACAAAGTGAAGGTTACGGTTTAAATTTAGAGGCTCTTGAGCATCTTGTGGAGCAGGGAACGGCGCTTGTTATCACCGTTGACTGCGGTATCAGCTCATATGATATCGTGGAGGCCGTTCGGGATCGGCTTGATATAATTATTACAGATCATCATACGGCGCCGGATAGAATCCCCCGTGCCAAGGCGGTGATTAATCATAAGCAGAAGGATTGCCCTTATACGGATAAGAATTTATCCGGCGTAGGTGTGGCTTTTAAACTATGTCAGGCCTTATGGCTCACGAAGTATGGCGAATGGTATCTGGATGATCTCGATATCGTGGCTCTGGGAACTGTTGCTGATGTGGTGCCTCTTGTCGGGGAAAATCGGGTCATCGTGAAAGCTGGCCTTGAGAAGATGAATGAGCATCCTAATCTGGGCATTCATAAACTCATTGATGTGTCGGGTTTGCATGAAAAAAATATCACATCCGGTCATATCGGTTTTACGTTGGCACCGCGTTTAAATGCGGCGGGACGTGTCACACACGCCACCCGCGCCGTAGAATTATTGGTGACTGATGATAGTGACGTGGCCGAAGCGATTGCAGAGGAATTAAATGAGACGAATCGGGAACGGCAAGAGTTGGAGCGTAATATTTATGAACAGGCTCGCATCGACGTGTTGAATCAAGGTCATGAGGCGGATTATGTAACCGTCGTAGCCGGTAAAGAGTGGCATCCGGGCGTAATAGGAATTGTGGCGTCCCGATTAGTGGAGGAATTTTATAAGCCTACATTGGTCATCAGTATTCATGACGGAGTAGGGAAAGGATCTTGTCGCAGTATTGACGGTTTTAATATTTATGATGCGTTGAAATCCTGCGAGGATATACTGATTCAGTTCGGCGGTCATGCGGCTGCGGCGGGGTTCAGCATTGATGCGAATCGCATAGATGAACTGCGCAGTCGTCTGACGGAGTACTGTAAGCGTACGATAGATGATGAAGAATATGTACCGGTTGTCTTCATTGATGCGGAACTGCCTGTGGATGACATCGATGTGGATATTATAGACAGTATATCCGCGTTAGAACCGTACGGAATGGCAAACAGCACACCTGTTTTTGCCGTTATGGAAGCCGTTGTACAGGATATTATGCTTATGGGGCAGCTGAAGACTCACTGCAAGGTGATTTTAGAGACCTCCAGGGGTACTTTGGATGCAATTGCTTGGAATCGACCTGAATTATTTAAATTGATATTTGTAGGGACAAAGGTGAAAGTAGCCTTTTCATTGCAGAAAAATGAATGGCAAGGTACCGTGTCCCCGCAACTTATGATTCAGGATATAGAACCGATCACGGAGGAACCTATCAGCCTGACCGCAGAAGGCCTGCGTCAGATATACGTTATCGTGAAACATTCCATGCGCGGGAACAGCCAATCTGTTTATCATGTGGAACAGGCTATTTTACGCCGTAAGCCGACAGAACAGAATAATCGCAGTGCCTTGGCCTCTTTAGATGTATTTAAAGAGCTCGGTATTGTTAAGGAATATACAAGTGATGATGGTCAACTTATGTTGCGATGGAATACCGTCGAAGGAAAATTAGATCTTGTCACATCCGTAACATTTCTCACCTATAGTAGATAG
- the rplU gene encoding 50S ribosomal protein L21, translated as MYAIIKTGGKQYRVAEGDVITIEKLEAAANDSVTFEEVLTVVNDGDVKVGAPLVNGAKVTGTVLEQGKGKKILVFKYKAKSNYRRRQGHRQPFTKVRIESIQA; from the coding sequence ATGTACGCAATTATTAAAACCGGTGGTAAGCAATATCGCGTTGCTGAAGGCGATGTAATTACTATCGAAAAATTGGAAGCAGCTGCTAACGATTCCGTTACATTCGAAGAAGTTTTGACTGTAGTGAATGACGGTGACGTTAAAGTTGGCGCTCCTCTTGTAAACGGTGCAAAGGTTACAGGTACGGTGCTTGAGCAAGGTAAAGGTAAAAAGATCTTAGTCTTCAAATACAAAGCTAAATCCAATTACCGTCGCCGCCAAGGCCATCGCCAACCGTTCACAAAAGTTCGTATTGAATCTATCCAAGCTTAA
- a CDS encoding ribosomal-processing cysteine protease Prp gives MVSIGIQRNSDGQVTGCHMSGHAGYDEHGFDIVCAALSALSATAMLGLTRIAEQEGEYTNSEGRCDMVLSGMINRSGQDILETMILGFEEISRQYPEFVQIHEI, from the coding sequence ATGGTTTCCATCGGAATCCAGCGGAATAGTGACGGTCAGGTAACTGGATGTCACATGTCCGGTCATGCAGGATATGATGAGCATGGCTTCGATATTGTATGCGCCGCATTGTCTGCCTTATCGGCGACGGCGATGTTAGGTTTGACCCGTATTGCCGAGCAAGAAGGGGAGTATACCAATAGCGAAGGTCGATGTGATATGGTTCTCTCCGGTATGATTAACCGGAGTGGACAGGATATTTTGGAGACTATGATCCTCGGCTTCGAGGAAATCAGTCGTCAGTATCCGGAGTTTGTCCAAATACACGAAATATAG
- the hydG gene encoding [FeFe] hydrogenase H-cluster radical SAM maturase HydG has translation MYDVKSPKAEEFISHQEILDTLAYAEENKENRELLDEILAKAATFKGLNHREAAVLLECPLPEYKEKLFALAKEIKKTIYGDRIVLFAPLYLSNYCINGCVYCPYHSKNRDIKRKKLTQEQIKEEVIALEAMGHKRIVIESGEDPLNNPLEYILESIKTIYSIKNKNGEIRRVNVNIAACSVEDYKKLHDVGIGTYTLFQETYNKENYEALHPTGPKSDYAYHTEAMDRAMQGGIDDVGIGVLYGLEHYKYDFVGLLMHAEHLEAVFGVGPHTISVPRICPADDIDVDDFSNAVPDDIFEKIVALIRVSTPYTGMIMSTRETQEMRERGLALGISQISGGSRTSVGGYKEEEKPEDNSAQFDRSDTRTLDEIVDWLLDLGYVPSFCTACYRAGRTGDRFMALAKSGQIHNCCQPNALMTLNEYIMDYGNEKTKTHGAKVIESQLENIKNDLVKDKAKAYIAQMKDGERDFRF, from the coding sequence ATGTATGATGTAAAATCTCCAAAGGCGGAGGAATTTATTTCCCATCAGGAAATTCTTGATACTCTTGCTTATGCAGAGGAAAATAAGGAAAATCGGGAGTTGTTGGATGAGATTTTAGCAAAGGCTGCAACGTTCAAGGGGTTAAACCATCGAGAAGCAGCGGTGCTGTTAGAATGTCCTTTGCCTGAATATAAGGAAAAGCTGTTTGCTTTAGCTAAAGAGATTAAGAAAACCATTTATGGGGATCGTATCGTTTTATTTGCTCCATTGTATTTGTCCAACTATTGTATCAATGGCTGCGTTTATTGTCCGTATCATTCCAAAAATCGCGACATTAAACGAAAAAAATTGACGCAGGAACAGATTAAGGAAGAGGTTATCGCCTTAGAAGCGATGGGGCACAAACGTATCGTTATCGAGTCCGGTGAAGACCCTCTCAATAATCCTCTCGAATATATTCTGGAGTCCATTAAAACCATTTACAGCATCAAGAATAAAAATGGTGAGATTCGCCGGGTTAATGTCAATATTGCGGCATGTTCCGTAGAGGATTATAAAAAACTGCATGATGTCGGCATCGGGACGTATACATTGTTTCAAGAGACGTACAATAAGGAGAACTATGAAGCGTTGCATCCGACAGGGCCTAAAAGCGATTATGCATACCATACGGAAGCGATGGACCGTGCCATGCAGGGCGGAATCGATGATGTAGGCATCGGTGTTCTTTACGGCTTGGAGCATTATAAATACGACTTCGTAGGACTCTTGATGCATGCGGAGCATTTGGAAGCGGTATTCGGGGTAGGTCCACACACAATTTCAGTACCGCGTATTTGTCCGGCTGACGATATCGATGTAGATGATTTCAGCAATGCCGTGCCGGATGATATTTTTGAAAAAATCGTTGCTCTCATTCGCGTATCCACGCCGTATACGGGTATGATCATGTCCACGCGGGAAACGCAGGAAATGCGTGAACGGGGATTGGCATTGGGGATTTCGCAAATCAGCGGCGGATCCCGTACCAGTGTAGGCGGATACAAAGAAGAAGAAAAACCGGAGGATAACTCCGCTCAATTCGACCGTAGTGATACGCGTACATTGGATGAAATCGTGGATTGGCTTCTGGATCTCGGTTATGTGCCTAGTTTCTGCACCGCATGTTATCGCGCTGGTCGTACAGGGGATCGTTTTATGGCATTGGCTAAATCCGGACAAATTCATAATTGCTGTCAGCCGAATGCGTTAATGACGTTGAATGAATACATTATGGATTATGGTAACGAAAAGACTAAGACTCATGGGGCCAAGGTTATTGAAAGCCAGTTGGAAAATATTAAAAATGACTTAGTTAAAGACAAAGCAAAAGCGTATATTGCACAGATGAAGGATGGCGAACGGGACTTCCGGTTCTAA
- the rpmA gene encoding 50S ribosomal protein L27, which produces MFTFDLQLFAHKKGVSSTRNGRDSESKRLGVKCHDGSIVKSGNIIVRQRGTHFHPGTNVGIGKDDTLFALVPGKVAFERAGRYNRKVSVYPVEA; this is translated from the coding sequence ATGTTTACTTTTGATTTGCAATTGTTCGCACATAAAAAAGGTGTGTCCAGTACTCGTAACGGTCGTGACAGTGAATCTAAACGCCTTGGTGTTAAATGCCATGACGGTTCCATCGTAAAGAGCGGTAATATCATCGTTCGTCAACGTGGTACTCATTTTCATCCTGGTACTAACGTAGGCATCGGTAAAGATGACACTTTATTTGCACTTGTGCCTGGTAAAGTGGCTTTTGAACGTGCCGGTCGTTATAACCGTAAAGTTAGTGTATACCCTGTAGAAGCTTAA